One window from the genome of Paramisgurnus dabryanus chromosome 20, PD_genome_1.1, whole genome shotgun sequence encodes:
- the LOC135730475 gene encoding serine/threonine-protein kinase pim-3-like has translation MSLKLIDFGVGHYLTHEAYDSRDFMGARCCTPPEIYMVEKFHAVPANVWALGSVLYFMVLASFPSALYELNSRNLKTIEKDLSKEICDLLSGCLALNPSDRPTLKQILDHDWFKTESDEEELLVYKMRALSTENKKDEAE, from the exons ATGAGCCTGAAGTTAATTGACTTTGGGGTTGGACATTATCTGACGCATGAGGCATATGATTCCCGTGACTTTATGG GAGCTCGATGTTGCACCCCGCCTGAGATCTACATGGTTGAGAAATTCCACGCCGTGCCAGCAAACGTCTGGGCCTTAGGTTCTGTGCTGTACTTCATGGTGCTTGCATCTTTCCCCAGTGCTTTATACGAATTGAATTCCAGGAATCTGAAGACAATTGAAAAGGATTTATCAAAGG AAATCTGTGATCTGTTAAGTGGTTGCCTGGCCCTGAATCCAAGTGATCGTCCGACGCTCAAGCAGATCTTAGATCATGACTGGTTTAAAACTGAGTCTGACGAAGAAGAGCTACTCGTATACAAAATGAG GGCACTATCCACAGAAAATAAAAAGGATGAAGCTGAATGA